The Bacillota bacterium DNA window AGGCCTCGTCGGTGGTCCGCACCCAGAAGTCGGACACGCCGCCGTAGAGGAGGGCGTCGTTGATCCGCCCCATCGTCTTGAGCTTGTCGTCGGCGACGGGGGCGATCGGCGCGGTGCCCCAGGCCCAGAGGATCGACTCGATGGGGAAGTCCTCTTCCTGAAGACGGTGGATGGTCTGCTCGACCGAACGGGCCGAGACCTGGACCGATGTCGTGATCGAGGTGTTCGAGGCGACCGGCAGGTAGACCTTATCGGGGGCCACGCCGCAGGCCTTGGCCACGGCGATGGCCATGTCGTCGGTGGGCAGGGAGTCCATCTGCAGGCAGAGGACGACCTCGTCGTGGTGGTCGCGGTAGCTGATGCGGTGGACGTAGGTGTCGGACGGGATCTTGCCCTGGGCCCGGGCCGGGCCGGAGCCGATCACCGAGAAGGCCCCCCCGCTGAGCTGCCACCCGGCGATCTGGCAGCCGAAGGTGGCGA harbors:
- the mch gene encoding methenyltetrahydromethanopterin cyclohydrolase, which gives rise to MVSVNKETVKLIKRAIDEADRLDAAISKLPCGATVIDMGVERNGGWEAGRLFSEMTMGALGAASLGQFMLGDIYLPSIDVRIDQPLIATFGCQIAGWQLSGGAFSVIGSGPARAQGKIPSDTYVHRISYRDHHDEVVLCLQMDSLPTDDMAIAVAKACGVAPDKVYLPVASNTSITTSVQVSARSVEQTIHRLQEEDFPIESILWAWGTAPIAPVADDKLKTMGRINDALLYGGVSDFWVRTTDEACARVINKIVSEAASLHGKPFADIFVENNRDFYQIQHNIHAPARVHLHNLATGSSFAAGHLDYDVLKETFLK